A window of Nitratireductor kimnyeongensis genomic DNA:
ACGATGACGAAAGCGAAGGTCACGAGAAACACGGTTAGAAACGGTGCCGCCGGATCCGTGTAAACCGCCATCGCTGTGAGGGCCATCACCCATGCCTTGGGGTTGACCCATTGAAAGGCAGCTGCTTCGACAAACGTCATTGGCTCGCCTTTTCCTCCCCGCGCTTCTCCCAGTGCGCGCGACATTGCAATGCGCCAGGCGAGATAAAGGAGGTAAGCGCCTCCAACAATCTTCAAGACGGTGTGGAGTGCCGGAACCGCGGTGAGCACTGCGCCGAGACCGAAGCCAACAGCCAGAAGCAACGAAGCAAAACCGCCGGCAATGCCGAACATGTGCGGAATTGTACGGCGAAAGCC
This region includes:
- a CDS encoding LysE family translocator produces the protein MSPDVFLALLVFSFVSSVTPGPNNFMLLASGVNFGFRRTIPHMFGIAGGFASLLLAVGFGLGAVLTAVPALHTVLKIVGGAYLLYLAWRIAMSRALGEARGGKGEPMTFVEAAAFQWVNPKAWVMALTAMAVYTDPAAPFLTVFLVTFAFVIVNFPSVSVWAGFGVALRGFLADPVRLKWFNIAMGIALAATLWPMLR